Within the Desulforegula conservatrix Mb1Pa genome, the region TATACAGGCAGTCCTGATATGTCGAGAAAAATGGTTCGCCGTTTTTGTGCGGAGATTATGAAGTTTCTTACCAATAAGTCCGGCTTTTTTGACAGCAGTATTGCTTTTGTTTCCAAGACAAACGGAAATAAAGAAATCTTTACATGTGATTTCGATGGGTATAATATCCGCCAAGCTACAAAAGAGAACAGTATTTCTGTTTCTCCTGCTTGGTCTTCTGATGGTCAGTGGCTTGTGTATACTTCATACAGAACCGGCCAGCCAAGTCTCCATATAAAGGCTCTTGGCCAGAAAAAAAGTATAGTGGCGAAACCAAGCAGGCTAAATATATCGCCGGTATGGCTCCCTGGACAACATATGCTCGCGGCAACTCTTGCATCCGGTGACGATCAGGATATTTATTTGTTGACCGGAGAAGGTAAAATTATTAAAAAGCTCACCGATAACCTTGGGATTGACGTGTCTCCTACTTTTTCACCTGACGGGAAAAGAATGGCGTTTGTCTCCAACAGGGCAGGGAGTCCTCAGATATATGTTAAAGATCTTGAAGGTGGAAATACTGTAAGGATTACTTACGAGGGTAAATATAATACAAGTCCGAGCTGGTCGCCTGATGGCAGCAAGATTACTTATTCAGCATCAAGAGGCGGGGCTCATAATGTATGCGTCATAAATCCTGATGGAAGCGGGTTTACTGCGCTTACAACAAGTGAAGGAAACAACGAAACTCCTTCATGGTCACCTGACGGAAGCTTAATTGCTTTTTCATCGACCAGGGAGGGTGCTTCGCGTATTTACGTCATGACGGCATTTGGAACCGATCAGCGCCGACTTCTCACCATGGGTGGTGAGCAGAGCGAACCTCGCTGGTCTCCCAATATGAACAATGAATAACTAAACCACACAATTGTATGAGGAGGAGAAATTTTATGAGAGTAGCAAAAAATCTTGTTATGGCGGTTGTTATGACTGGCCTTATCTTCGGAATCAGCGCATGTTCGAAGAAAGAAACAGCTCAGGACACTGGTATGACCCAGAATGACACCGTTGAACAGCCAGCAGCTCCAGCTGAAGATGCAGCAGCAGCAGCAAAGGCAGCAGCTAAGGAAGCTTTCGTAGCTGAAGATATTCATTTTGATTTCGACAGCTCGGCTATCACTCCTGAATCAGCTGAAATCCTTAAGAAGAAGGCACAGTTCCTTGCTGACAACGCTGATGTTAGCGTAACCATCGAAGGTCACTGCGATGATCGCGGCACCAACGAATACAACATGGCTCTTGGTGACAAGCGTGCTCAGGCAGCAAAAGCTTTCCTTGTTGAACTTGGCGTAGCAGAAGCTCGTCTTTCAACTGTAAGCTTCGGCGAAGAAAAACCGCTTGTTCCTAATGCAAAGACCGAAGAAGAACATGCCAAGAATCGTCGCGGACATTGCGAAGTTAAGTAGTTTAATTGATTTGTTGCCTGGAACCTGATCATCATCGTGGTTTGTGATTTTGCAAATATGAAAAATATTATTACACTGCTTACATTATGTACTTTGTTTCTTTTTCATGGTTGCGCCTCAAAAACAGAGGTTAACAACATGGAAGAGCGTTTGGCTAAACTTGAGTCTGATTTGAACTATCAGATTGAGGATCTTGGAGCAAAGAAGCAAGAGACGGAACGTAATTTCAGAGCCAAAAACGCTGAAACAAGAGTTAACCTCGACAAGCTTCAGACTGAAATTCAGCGTCTTACAGGCAAAGTCGAGGAGCTTGAGTATAAACTGTCTCAGTTTAGCAGTTTGGCAGATCAGAATCAGAAATTGCTTTCAGGTTATAATCAGCCTGCAGGCGGTGATACGGCGCAGGGAAATACCGGGCAACAAGTTGATCAGAATTCAGTTACAGGGCTTGGACAGCCTCAGGATCAGCAGAACGCTGCGAATGATGCTTCCAAGCCTGCAAAAACAAGCCCGGCTGAACAGCCTGAAGGGCCGGATTTGTACGACTCCTCAAAAAAAATGTTTGATGAAGGCAAATTCAAGGAATCAAGGGCCGGTTTTCAGAAGTTCATAAAAGCAGAACCAAAGTCCCCTAAAGCAGCAAGCGCTCAGTACTGGATTGCAGACAGCTATTACAAGGAACAGGAATATGAAAAGGCTGCGCTGGAATATGAGACGATAATAAAAAAATATCCAAAAAACAATAAAGCACCTGCTGCTTATCTTAAACAGGCATACGCGTTTGAGAAAGTAGGTGAAAAAGCCACAGCCGTTGATGTGCTTAAAGAGCTTGTTAAAAAATATCCTGATTCAAAAGAAGCAGAGATAGCCTCAAAAAAAATTAAAAGCATGGGAAAGTGATCAGAACCGCAATCTTCCTGAGTCAGCACTGTGAATAAGAGTAAAATATGTATTGCAGGCGTCGATCCCGGCCTTGCTGCCACAGGACTCGGGTTAATAAGGGGATGCGGATACGAAATAGAAGATTATGCATTTGGATGTATAAAAACATCCAGTACGCTTGATATAGCGAGCCGGTTAGAGATAATCCATAACCGGCTTTCTGGTTTTTTTGCATCATACAAGCCGGATATTCTCGTCATAGAAGATGTCTTCTCGGTTGAAACCTACCCAAAATCAGGTATATTGCTCGGAAATGTGATCGGAGTGATACTGCTTGCCTCACGTCAGAATAACATCAGAGTTACAAAGATAGCTGTAAGAGAGGCTAAAAAAAGTCTGTCCGGGAATGGTGCTGCAAGCAAACAGCAGCTCGAGAAGTCTGTCCGCTCTTTTTTGAAACATACAGAGAAAATATCACCCTATCACGCGTCTGATGCGCTTGCACTTGCAATAGCAGGGCTGAACAGATATCTGTTTTCAGGGCATTTGAAAGAATATTCAGACTTAAGAAATTTAAAAATATGATAGCTTATCTTGAAGGTCAATTATTGAAGAAGGATGATGACAAAATTATTCTTCTTGTTAATGGAGTAGGGTACGAGGTTTATTTACCGATCGTGACCGCATATCATGTTTCCACAAAACAGTGCGGAGACAGTATCTGTTTACATATTTTTCATTACCAGAGCGAGCACCAGGCAAAACCGGTTTTGATCGGTTTTATAAATGAAATGGATAAAGATTTTTTTCAGTTTTTTATTTCGGTCGAAACCATCGGGCCACTCAAGGCCGCAAAAGCTTTTTCTTCGCCGGTCGGTGAAATAGCCAGGGCAATTGAAGATTCTGACGCTAAATTTTTAGGTAAGCTGAAAGGAATTGGGCCGAGGCTGGCACAGAAAATAATTGCATCACTCCATGGAAAAGTCGCTAAATTTGCGCTTATGAAGGAAGATCATCCTCCTCAAAAGCCAGTGGATAGCTCTGAAATAGAAAAGCAGGTGATGGAAGTGCTGATAATTCAATTAGGTTATAAGCAGGCTGACGCAAAAAGAATGATTGCTGAGGCTGCGCAAAGAAGGCCTGATTTTTCGAATCCTGAGGAGTTGTTTGAAGAACTATACCGAGGGCAGAACAATAAATGAATGAAGGAATAATGAGTTTCTCGTCATTTCAGGATAAGATCATGGAGGGAGCCGAAACTAATGATGATCTGGCATCCGAGCTTGTTTCCCTCAGACCCCAGACGATGTCTGACTATGTTGGGCAGAAGGATACAGTCCTTACTCTTGAAATAGCAATGGCCGCAGCTAAAAAACGTAGCGAGCCTCTTGAACATATACTGTTTCATGGGCCGCCAGGTCTTGGGAAAACAACCCTTGCCAATATCATCGCCAATGAGATGGGGAGTAATCTGACCGTAACTTCAGGGCCTGCTCTTGAAAAAGGCGGAGATCTTGTTGGGATTTTAACTCATCTTGCAGAAGGAGATATTCTGTTCATTGATGAAATTCACAGATTGCCTCGTCCGGTTGAAGAATTTCTTTATTCTGCCATGGAGGATTTTGCTGTGGATATCGTTTTTGATAAGGGCGTGCACGCAAGAAGCCACAGGTTTCGGCTTAATCGATTTGTTCTTATTGGAGCAACCACGAGGGTCGGGCTGATTTCCGCTCCTTTAAGGGACAGATTCGGGATTTTCAGGGGACTTGATTTTTATGAGCCAGCAGATCTTGAAACAATAGCCAAACGATCAGCCGATCTTCTTGGCCTTCCAATGAACAACGAAGGGATTCATACCTTGATTGGTCGTGCAAGGGGCACTCCGCGTATTTTGAACCGCTTGCTAAAAAGGGTCAGGGATTATGCCCAGGTCAAGGGGGATGGTAGAGCAGACAGGCAAACCGTTATTACTGCACTCGAACTTGAGGGGATAGATTCAATTGGATTGACCCCCCTTGATCGAAGATATATAAAAACAATCATTGATTTCTATTCTGGAGGGCCTGTTGGCATAGAAGCGATTGCCGCAACTCTCCAGGAAGAGGCTGACACCCTTGTTGATGTTGTTGAGCCTTTTTTGCTGAAAACAGGGCTTATAATAAGAACCTCAAGCGGAAGAAAAGCAACCTCAAGTGCTTATATGCATCTTGGTTTAAAGTCCGCAGCATTGTTTTAACAAATTTTTAGCAAGGCCATGAAAAGTTGTAGTCCCGTTATTCTGGCTCAAATCAGCATGACGACAGACGACAACGCTTTTATATATTGATTATGAAAAGAACAATTGCTCTCGTAACTGATTTTGGACATAAAAACGCTTATAGCGGAATAATGAAAGGCGTTATTTGGTCCATTAATCCTGAAGCAAATATTGCAGATTTAAGCCATGGAATAGATCCCGGCGATATTTCCGAAGCTTTTTATATTCTCAAGGAAAGCATTGATTATTTCCCTGTAGGCACGGTTTTTGTCTGCGTGGTTGATCCTGGCGTTGGCAGTTCACGCAGGATAATTGCAATTGATTGCCAAAAGAAAATTATTCTTGTTCCGGACAATGGAATTGCCTCGCTTCTTTTTAGTAAAATCTGTAAGAGCGATACAAAAATATACTCAATCACGAATAAAGAATATTATCTTGATAAAGTTTCTAATACGTTTCATGGACGGGATATTTTTGCTCCTGTGGCTGCCTGGATATCATCCGGCGCCGAGCTTGAAAAAATTGGCGAAGAAGCTGACCCCGATTCATTGGTGAATTTTGAATTGTCAGAAATATGTATTATGGATGATGGCAGCATAGAAGGGCAGGTTGTAAGAATAGACGGGTTCGGGAATCTGATCACAAATATCCGAGGAGAATATTTAAAAAATATAAATGCTTTCGAATCGTTGATAATTGTGGGAAAAGAAATAATGATCAGGGCAGTAGCCGATTTTTACGCCAATGCGAAAGAAAATGAGCCAACAGTTCTGGTTGGCAGCAGTGGTTATTTGGAGCTTGCTGTAAAAGATTGCAGTGCCGAGAAAATACTATTAATAGGAAAAGGCTCAAGGGTCGTACTTCGCTTGGGCATTAACGATAAATAATTAATTCGGGAGTTGTAGGTGTCTGATTCCAAGAATAATAATATAGATGATTTTGGTCATGGCAGGGTAAGGGAGCTTAAAAGAACCTGGGATTTTATATGTGTATCAAATGATGGGAAAGTCCTACATTTTTCTAAAATCAGCACTAAAGTCAAGTTATTTGTATTTTTATCATTTTTGATTTTTATCTATTGTTGCGCTATGACTTATCTATATATAAACGAAAGAAAGGAGCTGGCACTGCTCACAACAAAATTTATTGATATTGAAACAAATCTGCAGGATGTCTCGAGGGAAAGGGATGAAATGGCCGCTAAAATGGCCTTGGCAGAAAAAAATTCAAAAGAAATCAGTGTAAAGCCAATAGAAAGTGAAAAAAGTGCAAAGAATCAGAAGACAGAAGAAGCCTCTCCTGAGAAAACCGATGTTGAGAAAAATTCAAACAGCAATGAGTCTGTGAGTCAGAATTTTCTTGATATAGTAGATTTTTCCGCAAAGCGCGGCAAAGGCAGTTCTGTCAATCTGAGATTCCAGCTTAAGGCAAAAAATGATGTCCACAAAATTAATAAAGGGTATATAGTTTCAGCACTTATGCCTTCATCAGATTCTCCCGCTGCTTCGTGGAAGCTTTCTGCCGGTGAATTGAACAAAGGGGTTCCAGCGAATCCTGAAAAAGGCCAGTTTTACAATTTCAAAGGTGAAAAAGAGATAACAATAAGATTAAAAGCAGGTGATGCTTCGAGGGCGGTTAAGATATTTGTCTTTGATGAGAAAAATAGAATAGTTATTGATGAAGTCTATCAGATTGAAGAAGCCCCCAAAAAAGAAAAAAAGAAGTCAAGACGCAAATAAACAATAAGGATTTTGAAATGGGGATAGTAAAAGAGCTTTCAATAATCGAAAAAGATCTGTTTGTTGAAGGGACAGTAACATGCAAGGGTCGAATGATTATTCGCGGCGTTGTTAAGGGTTCCCTGAATGCTGAAGAGGCTGTGATTGCAAAAGGCGGAGCACTGTACGGCGAAGTCGAGGCCATAAAGCTGACTGTAGCAGGTTTGTTCGAAGGCGAAATGAAAAAGGTTGAAGATCTTCTGGTTTTATCCAGCGGAAAATGTATTGGTAAAATTGTGTGCGATAACCTTACCGTGGAACGTGGCGGGGCGCTTAATGCTGATATTTCATGTCTTGCAGATGATATAGATGAGTCAGATATCAATTATCAAAAAAATACAGCCTCGGCAAAGACGCATTCTAAATAGTTTGAAGACCCAGATCTTCTGCCTCAATACAAAATGAGCCAGTGATATTTTTAAAGTTTTCAAATGTAACATTCCTGAATTCAATATTTAGTCTTTTAGCCATATTTTCAAATATTTGAAGATAATTAAGCGTAATTTTTTTACTCCAGTCAAGGTCAAGGATTCTTGAATAATTTCGAATGGCCTCTTCTGTTCCCTCAATTTCGATAAAAGTGCCAAAGGGCATAATATCGATCAGGACTTTTGCACCGTCAAGAATAAAGGTCTCCCTGAACTTTTCATATGACTGGACAAGAGAAAAACCAATTTCCTTTAGGATTATCTCCATTTGATCAAAATCAGATACTTCTACTTCGATTTCCTCATTTATTTTAAAGTCTGAGTTCTGAATGTTTGCAGGTTTTTTGAAAGTCAGAGTGTTTTTCTGATCGCATCTTAAACGTAGCAGGCTTTTGCTTTTGAAAAGGTTTGAATTCGGATCATCGTATCTGTGATTTTTTTCAAAAACACTTCCGCTGGAAACAATCCCCATTGACATAAGTTTCGATCTGAATTGATCCGGTTCATTTATGAGAAATTTAACTTCTGTTTCTATGTTCTTTTCGTCTTCTTTTTTCATACGGTATGAATTTCCTTGTGTGGAGGCTACATTTTACAGAGATAATAAACCTTTAATAATGAAAGAACCCTTATAAACGTGTAATCAAGTATCATAAATATTAAGCATGCCAAAATTAAAAAAATATGATAGGAGTCTTGAGCTTGTTTAACCCAAATTCCAAAAGGTGAGTCATGAGAAAAAAAATATTCAGTAGTATATTATCCATAGGTCTGGTTTTTTTTGTTGTTTCAGTGTCGCTTGCAGTTGGGCCTGAAAAAGCTAAATCATCATCACAGAGATTTCTACAGACTCTGAAGGTCGCTGAAAAAGGTGACAAGCAGGCCCAGTATAACGTCGGTACAATATACGAGTCTGGTTCAGCAGAGGATAATGTTCCCCCAGATCTAAAGAAAGCAAGAGAATGGTATGAAAAAGCTGCGGCAGCAGGTCATACAGCAGCAAGAAACAGTGTCGCTGTAATGTATTACCACGGTATGGCCGGGCTCTCTGTAGACGTTAAAAAAGCTGTTTCTTTGTTTGAAAAGTCTGCTGCTGAAAAGGATCCTGTTGGGACATTCATGCTTGGAAGCATATATTATAAGGGCGCTCCTGGTGTGGAAAAGGATGTAAAAAAAGGGGTTGAACTTATTAAAACTGCTTCTGACCAGGGTAACCCCCAGGCCCAGGATGAAATAGGCGTGATGTATTTTAATGGAGAAAATGGTTATCCCCGCGACAGAAAACAGGCAGAGGAATTGTATCTGAAATCCGCAAAAGCCGGATATGTTCCTGCCCAGGTTCACCTCGGCACACTTTATTATTATGGAAGCACCGGAGTTGAAAAAGATGAGGATAAAGCCGTAGCATGGATGAAAAAAGCAGCTCAGTCAGGTAGTGAAGAGGCATGGAAATTTCTCGAAATGTGGAGCGGCGGAGAAGTAAAGAAAAGGGAAGAAACCATCGAACTCAAGAAAGGCGTGGGCCCTGCACCCGTAGCCCCTCAAGTTGTTAAATAATTAAAAACATTAAGATCTTTATTATGGATGAAATCCTTTAGGCGAAAGATTTCATCCATATTTTATATTTTTATTAAAAATTAAGTTATTATGCCACTATTTGAAACTGACAATAAATCTGGTGAGCGCAAACGCAGGATTTTTTTTGATCCTATATCTTTTTTTATTCATCTTTCAGTCTTTAAAAACCTCATTTACCAATTTGCCTTAAGGGAAGTTTACAGCAGATACCGGGGGTCTTTATTAGGTATTGCCTGGACTTTTCTTCAGCCTTTATTCATGCTTTGCGTTTATACATTTGTGTTTTCAGTCGTATTTAATGCAAAATGGGGGAAAAGCCACGCAGGAGGGAATTCAGAGTTTGCCCTTGTTCTTTTTGTGGGAATAATAACCTTTAATATAATTGGTGATGTGATAAGTTCCGCGCCGACCCTTATATTGTCCAATGTCAATCTGGTTAAAAAAGTTATCTTTCCACTGGAAATCCTGCCTGTTGTCAAGCTTATCGGCGTTCTTGTAAATGCATTTGTCGGGCTTCTGATTGCACTGTTAGGGATTCTTCTTGTATGGAATGAAATACATCTGACAGCGCTTCTTTTGCCTTTTGCATGGTTGCCCGTGATTTTTTTTGCTCTTGGTTGCTGTTACTTCATCTCTGCATTAGGTGTTTTTCTGAGGGATGTGCAGCCTACAGTCGGTGTCCTTGTAACCGTTATGTTTTTTTTGTCGCCGATATTTTACCCTCTTGAGGCTGTTCCGGAGGCTTACCGTATTTTCTGTACTATGAATCCGATTGCTATCTATGTAGAGACCTCAAGGAGTCTTTTGCTTTGGGGAATGATTCCTGATCTGACTGTTTATGCTTATGGTTTTGCAATTTCCCTTGTGGTTTTTATATTTGGTCTCGCGTTTTTTTTGAAGGCCAAAAATACTTTTGCAGACGTAATTTGAGAAAATTATAGAGAATAATGATATTTCCAATAAGAGCCAAAAACATATCAAAAGCGTACAAACTTTATAGTACCCCTTCGGACAGGCTTAAGGAAGCAGTATTCAGGGGTCGAAAGAAATACCATGACGTTTTCTGGGCGATTAGTGATGTGTCCTTTGATATCCCCCCCGGATCAACGGTTGGGGTAATTGGCCGCAACGGCTCAGGAAAGAGCACTCTTCTCCAGATAATTGCAGGAATATTGCAACCAACAGAGGGTGATGTTGAGGTTAATGGACGCGTCGCAGCTCTGCTTGAGCTTGGCAGTGGATTTGACCCTGAATTCACAGGCCGGGAAAATGTCTATATGAATGCTTCCATATTAGGCCTTTCTGAAAAAGAAATAGACGATAAATTCCCGGAAATAGAGGAGTTCGCAGGGATTGGCGCATTCATTGATCAGCCTGTAAAAAAATATTCAAGCGGAATGTTTGTGAGACTTGCTTTTGCAACTGCTGTAAATGTAAATCCTGACATTCTTCTGGTCGATGAAGCGCTTGCGGTCGGAGATGTGGTATTTCAGCACAGATGCATGGCAAAAATACGAAGATTTCAGGAAGAAGGCAAAACCATCTTTTTTGTAAGCCATGATTTGGGAGCTGTTGCCAAATTATGTAGTCAGGCTATTTTGATGGACTCCGGAAGGATGATCTTGATGGGAGAGCCAGATGACGTCATCAGGGAGTATTACAGGATTATGTGGACTGAGGATGACAATCCTGTTAATGCTTCTGAAAAGGCAAAAGGATCTGACGATGTTTCATTTTTGACTTCCTCAATGAAGCCAGTTGAATCTTATGATAATCGCATTGGGGGGATCAATGCTGAAAT harbors:
- a CDS encoding ABC transporter permease; its protein translation is MPLFETDNKSGERKRRIFFDPISFFIHLSVFKNLIYQFALREVYSRYRGSLLGIAWTFLQPLFMLCVYTFVFSVVFNAKWGKSHAGGNSEFALVLFVGIITFNIIGDVISSAPTLILSNVNLVKKVIFPLEILPVVKLIGVLVNAFVGLLIALLGILLVWNEIHLTALLLPFAWLPVIFFALGCCYFISALGVFLRDVQPTVGVLVTVMFFLSPIFYPLEAVPEAYRIFCTMNPIAIYVETSRSLLLWGMIPDLTVYAYGFAISLVVFIFGLAFFLKAKNTFADVI
- the pal gene encoding peptidoglycan-associated lipoprotein Pal; translated protein: MRVAKNLVMAVVMTGLIFGISACSKKETAQDTGMTQNDTVEQPAAPAEDAAAAAKAAAKEAFVAEDIHFDFDSSAITPESAEILKKKAQFLADNADVSVTIEGHCDDRGTNEYNMALGDKRAQAAKAFLVELGVAEARLSTVSFGEEKPLVPNAKTEEEHAKNRRGHCEVK
- the cyaB gene encoding class IV adenylate cyclase, which translates into the protein MKKEDEKNIETEVKFLINEPDQFRSKLMSMGIVSSGSVFEKNHRYDDPNSNLFKSKSLLRLRCDQKNTLTFKKPANIQNSDFKINEEIEVEVSDFDQMEIILKEIGFSLVQSYEKFRETFILDGAKVLIDIMPFGTFIEIEGTEEAIRNYSRILDLDWSKKITLNYLQIFENMAKRLNIEFRNVTFENFKNITGSFCIEAEDLGLQTI
- a CDS encoding crossover junction endodeoxyribonuclease RuvC; this encodes MNKSKICIAGVDPGLAATGLGLIRGCGYEIEDYAFGCIKTSSTLDIASRLEIIHNRLSGFFASYKPDILVIEDVFSVETYPKSGILLGNVIGVILLASRQNNIRVTKIAVREAKKSLSGNGAASKQQLEKSVRSFLKHTEKISPYHASDALALAIAGLNRYLFSGHLKEYSDLRNLKI
- the tolB gene encoding Tol-Pal system beta propeller repeat protein TolB — its product is MEIKRLFLGIYVALFLTAASSICYGYYEVNPSANKKIPLAVAGIDPMQGDSDSSGDAGNVRQLLSDTLAFTGYFNVLAFSQLGDEPGGLDEASVNFKKWTGAGAELMVSGGVKLSGGQIQMDLVLFDTFQGKRLLAKRYTGSPDMSRKMVRRFCAEIMKFLTNKSGFFDSSIAFVSKTNGNKEIFTCDFDGYNIRQATKENSISVSPAWSSDGQWLVYTSYRTGQPSLHIKALGQKKSIVAKPSRLNISPVWLPGQHMLAATLASGDDQDIYLLTGEGKIIKKLTDNLGIDVSPTFSPDGKRMAFVSNRAGSPQIYVKDLEGGNTVRITYEGKYNTSPSWSPDGSKITYSASRGGAHNVCVINPDGSGFTALTTSEGNNETPSWSPDGSLIAFSSTREGASRIYVMTAFGTDQRRLLTMGGEQSEPRWSPNMNNE
- a CDS encoding SAM hydrolase/SAM-dependent halogenase family protein, with the translated sequence MKRTIALVTDFGHKNAYSGIMKGVIWSINPEANIADLSHGIDPGDISEAFYILKESIDYFPVGTVFVCVVDPGVGSSRRIIAIDCQKKIILVPDNGIASLLFSKICKSDTKIYSITNKEYYLDKVSNTFHGRDIFAPVAAWISSGAELEKIGEEADPDSLVNFELSEICIMDDGSIEGQVVRIDGFGNLITNIRGEYLKNINAFESLIIVGKEIMIRAVADFYANAKENEPTVLVGSSGYLELAVKDCSAEKILLIGKGSRVVLRLGINDK
- the ruvA gene encoding Holliday junction branch migration protein RuvA, giving the protein MIAYLEGQLLKKDDDKIILLVNGVGYEVYLPIVTAYHVSTKQCGDSICLHIFHYQSEHQAKPVLIGFINEMDKDFFQFFISVETIGPLKAAKAFSSPVGEIARAIEDSDAKFLGKLKGIGPRLAQKIIASLHGKVAKFALMKEDHPPQKPVDSSEIEKQVMEVLIIQLGYKQADAKRMIAEAAQRRPDFSNPEELFEELYRGQNNK
- a CDS encoding bactofilin family protein, with the translated sequence MGIVKELSIIEKDLFVEGTVTCKGRMIIRGVVKGSLNAEEAVIAKGGALYGEVEAIKLTVAGLFEGEMKKVEDLLVLSSGKCIGKIVCDNLTVERGGALNADISCLADDIDESDINYQKNTASAKTHSK
- the ybgF gene encoding tol-pal system protein YbgF — protein: MEERLAKLESDLNYQIEDLGAKKQETERNFRAKNAETRVNLDKLQTEIQRLTGKVEELEYKLSQFSSLADQNQKLLSGYNQPAGGDTAQGNTGQQVDQNSVTGLGQPQDQQNAANDASKPAKTSPAEQPEGPDLYDSSKKMFDEGKFKESRAGFQKFIKAEPKSPKAASAQYWIADSYYKEQEYEKAALEYETIIKKYPKNNKAPAAYLKQAYAFEKVGEKATAVDVLKELVKKYPDSKEAEIASKKIKSMGK
- the ruvB gene encoding Holliday junction branch migration DNA helicase RuvB, with translation MNEGIMSFSSFQDKIMEGAETNDDLASELVSLRPQTMSDYVGQKDTVLTLEIAMAAAKKRSEPLEHILFHGPPGLGKTTLANIIANEMGSNLTVTSGPALEKGGDLVGILTHLAEGDILFIDEIHRLPRPVEEFLYSAMEDFAVDIVFDKGVHARSHRFRLNRFVLIGATTRVGLISAPLRDRFGIFRGLDFYEPADLETIAKRSADLLGLPMNNEGIHTLIGRARGTPRILNRLLKRVRDYAQVKGDGRADRQTVITALELEGIDSIGLTPLDRRYIKTIIDFYSGGPVGIEAIAATLQEEADTLVDVVEPFLLKTGLIIRTSSGRKATSSAYMHLGLKSAALF
- a CDS encoding tetratricopeptide repeat protein, with product MRKKIFSSILSIGLVFFVVSVSLAVGPEKAKSSSQRFLQTLKVAEKGDKQAQYNVGTIYESGSAEDNVPPDLKKAREWYEKAAAAGHTAARNSVAVMYYHGMAGLSVDVKKAVSLFEKSAAEKDPVGTFMLGSIYYKGAPGVEKDVKKGVELIKTASDQGNPQAQDEIGVMYFNGENGYPRDRKQAEELYLKSAKAGYVPAQVHLGTLYYYGSTGVEKDEDKAVAWMKKAAQSGSEEAWKFLEMWSGGEVKKREETIELKKGVGPAPVAPQVVK
- a CDS encoding ABC transporter ATP-binding protein, whose translation is MIFPIRAKNISKAYKLYSTPSDRLKEAVFRGRKKYHDVFWAISDVSFDIPPGSTVGVIGRNGSGKSTLLQIIAGILQPTEGDVEVNGRVAALLELGSGFDPEFTGRENVYMNASILGLSEKEIDDKFPEIEEFAGIGAFIDQPVKKYSSGMFVRLAFATAVNVNPDILLVDEALAVGDVVFQHRCMAKIRRFQEEGKTIFFVSHDLGAVAKLCSQAILMDSGRMILMGEPDDVIREYYRIMWTEDDNPVNASEKAKGSDDVSFLTSSMKPVESYDNRIGGINAEIVSFFLSDEYGNYRDSFNGGEIVRFQIAVRCNVPLDLPIAGLVIRDLLGNELLRTNSDVSGYFITPIRSGKTALISFVFTLPSLKSGSYSLSAGIGNGTIESHQAYDWIENLAVFIVENKNACFGLLDVPVDIHAQVLN